A single Meles meles chromosome 20, mMelMel3.1 paternal haplotype, whole genome shotgun sequence DNA region contains:
- the C20H19orf25 gene encoding UPF0449 protein C19orf25 homolog, with amino-acid sequence MGSKAKKRVVLPTRPAPPTVEQILEDVQGAPSDDPVFTALAPEDAAGLPGRVEDTEARQEQLYQQSQAYVAMNQRLQQAGDGLKRRCEELRGAGQELEREVGQVKQAALPGAVAASSG; translated from the exons ATGGGTTCTAAGGCCAAGAAGCGAGTGGTGCTGCCCACGCGCCCGGCGCCCCCCACGGTGGAGCAGATCCTGGAGGACGTGCAGGGTGCGCCCTCCGACGACCCGGTTTTCACCGCGCTGGCCCCGGAAG ACGCCGCAGGCCTCCCCGGGAGGGTGGAGGACACGGAAGCCCGGCAGGAGCAGCTCTACCAGCAGAGCCAGGCCTATGTGGCCATGAATCAGCGGCTGCAGCAGGCGGGCGACGGGCTGAAGCGGAGGTGCGAGGAGCTGCGGGGAGCGGGGCAGGAGCTGGAGCGCGAGGTCGGCCAGGTGAAGCAGGCGGCGCTGCCCGGAGCCGTGGCCGCCTCCTCGGGCTGA